GCGAGCACTTCGCCCTCCGGAGTCGGCCAGGCGGCGGGGAGCTCCTTCCAGTGCCCGGGAAGGGGGTCGCCCGCGCCCTGGAAGCGTGAACGGTCGACCGTCGGTCTCTCCTGCTCGAAGACGCTGCTCCACGGGACCGTGCGGTTCTCCCGCACGCCCTGCTTCTTGGCCGTGTTGACCAGGATCCGGTAGACCCAGGTCTTGACCGACGAGCGGCCCTCGAAGCCGTCGATCCCCCGGATCACCGCCAGCCAGGTGTCCTGGACGATCTCCTCCGCCGAGTCGTTGGTGGACACGTGCGAACGCGCCAGCCAGAGCATCCCCCGAGACCAGGTGTCCAGCAGCGCCGCGAACATCGTTTCGTCCCCGGCGCGCAGCGCCGCGACGACGACATCGTCCGGGGGCAGTCCACCGCCCGGCAAGGGCTCCACGATCGTCTCCTCCTGGTCGGGCCTCTGGAACCTGCTGAGAAGTGCTTGCGGAGCGAGGCCGGTACGCAGAAGAGAAGATTCCCGCCCGGAACCGGACCGACACCTCTCCCACCCGGCGGGTGGAGCCGGGTTGTTCGCACCGGTGTTCCAGGAGATTCCGGCGTGGTCGGGGGCATGCGCCATCCTTTTGTTTCCGCTATGGAAAGCTGTGTGTTGACGTATCGGAAAGTAAATGGCAGACTTTCCTACATGGAAACACACGATGGATCCGACGCCTCCGCCACCCGGCCGACCCCCGAAGAGGCGAGCGCGGCG
Above is a genomic segment from Streptosporangium album containing:
- a CDS encoding RNA polymerase sigma factor, whose protein sequence is MEPLPGGGLPPDDVVVAALRAGDETMFAALLDTWSRGMLWLARSHVSTNDSAEEIVQDTWLAVIRGIDGFEGRSSVKTWVYRILVNTAKKQGVRENRTVPWSSVFEQERPTVDRSRFQGAGDPLPGHWKELPAAWPTPEGEVLAAEVRGRIAAALAELPPRQRAVITLRDVEGCTSEEVCEIMEISAANQRVLLHRARASVRGRLEEYFETARRSA